Below is a window of Paramagnetospirillum magneticum AMB-1 DNA.
TTATCTCACCCGGCCGCTGCTGCGCGGTATGTTCGTGGTGGCCTTAGGCGTCGGCTTCATTGTGTCGGCCAGCGCGCTTTACGTCCATCTGGGCGTGGTGATTTCCATGTCCTACGGCGTTCTCGCCCTGGTGCTGTCCTATCTTCTGGTGGAGTTCCGCCAGTACCTGATCGAGCGGAACCAGAAGCAGCAGATCGCCAAAACCTTCGGCCAATACATCCCGCCGGAACTGGTGGCGGAGATGAACAAGACCGGCCAGCAGGTCACCGTGGGCGGTGAATCCCGCGAGATGACCGTGCTGTTCTCGGACGTCCGTGGCTTCACCACCATTTCCGAGGGATTGGCGCCGCAGCAGCTGACGGTGCTGATGAACGCCTTCCTCAGCCCCATGACCCATGTGATCCATGATTTCCGCGGCACCATCGATAAGTATATGGGCGACGCCATCATGGCCTTCTGGGGTGCGCCGCTGCACGACCCCGACCATGCGCGCCATGCCGTCCAGGCGGCACTGGGCATGGTCAAGAAGATGGAGGAGCTGAAGGACGACTTCGTCGCCCGTGGCTGGAAGCCCATCAAGGTGGGCATCGGCCTCAACACCGGCATCATGAACGTGGGCAACATGGGATCGGACTTCCGCATGGCCTACACGGTGCTGGGCGACGCGGTCAACCTGGGCTCGCGCGTGGAAAGCCTGACCAAGCAGTACGGCGTGAACATGATGGTCACCGAGTACACCCAGGCGGCGGTTCCCGGCCTGATCAGCCGAGAGATCGACCTGGTGCGAGTCAAGGGCAAGGACACTCCGGTCCGCCTGTACGAGCCCCTGGGCTTCGAGGGCGAGGTGGATGCCGAGACCGTGGCCCGGCTGTCGCAGCATCTGGCGGCGCTGGCCATGTTCCGCGAGCAGAAATGGGATGCCGCCCGCATGGCCTTCCAGGAACTGCACAATTCCGATCCGGAGCGGGTGATCTACAAGATCTATCTCGGCCGTATCGAGCACTTCATGGAAGAGCCGCCGGGCACCGATTGGGACGGCGTCTACACCCACAAGGAAAAGAGCTAGGCTCCGGTCGCCTGGGGCCTCGGCGAAGGCTTGGGGAAGCCGGCCGGTAGAAGGGAGAGGGTTCGATGATGGCTTCGCGTGCCTTGACGTTGCTGGGTGGCGCCGCGCTGGCGGTGCTGGTCGCCGCTTCGCCGGCTTTCGCCCAATCGGCCGATGACCTGATCGCGCAGGCGCGCCAGGCCATGCAGGCCGGCAAGGGCGCCGACGTTCAGCGTCTGGACGCCGAGATCACCAAGGCCCGCTCGGTCCTGCCCGCCTGGGTGGCGGAAAAGCAGCAGGCGGCTTCGGCCGTGCCTCAGCCCAAGCAACGCGCCGCCATGCTGTGGAACCGGGTCCACCAGCAGGCCATCGCCTCGGCGGGCGGCGGCGACCTGCCCAAGGCCGTCGACGAAGCGGCCCAGGCCCTGTCGGTGGCCAAGGACAATCTGGGCGAGGGGCACCTTGCCACCATCATCAGCGCCACCGATCTGGCCGCCCTGCAGCATCTGGCCGGACGCATCGAGGAGGCGGAGGCCAATTACGCCCTGGCGGTGAAACTCTCCCAGGCCGCGCTGGGCGACGCCCATCCCGAGACGGTCAAGGTGAGCCAGGCCCTGGCCGGGCTTTACCAATCCCAGGCCAAATACGATCAGGCCGCCAAGGTCTACGAAGCCGCCGTCAAGGCTTCGACCGCCGGGCTGGGGGCTCTGCATCCCCAGACTCTCGGCCTGCAACTGTCCCTGGCGCGGCTGCAGATCAACGCCTCCAAGACCAAGGACGCCGACAAGCTGCTGGAGACGACCTGTGCCGCCAGCCGCAAGGTCTATGGCGAGGCCCATGGGGAATTCTCGCGCTGTCTGGCGAGCCAGGGCGCCTTCAAGCGCGTCCAGGGCGATTACACCGCCGCCGCCACCCTGCTGGATCAGGCGGTAGCCATTCAGAAGCTGGCGGTGGCGCCCACCGACCCGCTGAGCCTTTCCACCCGCGTCGAGGCGGGTGGCCTCTATCATCGTCAGGGCCGTCTGGCCGAATCGCAACAGATCCTCGAATCCGCCGTGCGCGACGCCCAGACCGCCAACGACCAGCAGAACCTGCTGTCGGCCAAGGGCGATCTGGCCGACGTTCTGGACGATCGCGGCGAATACGATGCCGCCGAGAAGATGGCCAAGGAGGTGCTGGACGCCCAGACCACCGCCCTGGGCGCCGCCCATCCCAACACCGTGGCGGCGCTGTCGTCGCTGGCCTCCATCTACCGCAAGCAGGGCCGTCTGCTGGAGGCGGAAAAGACCTTCATGGAGGCGTGGGAGCGCTACCGCAAGGTTCTGGGCACCGACCACCGCTCCACGGTGATCGCCGCCAACAATGTGGGCGAGATCCTCGAAAAGGAAGGCATCTACGAGCGGGCCGAGCCCTTCCTGCGCGGCGCCCTGGACGGCGGGCGCAAGGCGTTCGGCGAGACCCATCCGGCGACGCTGACCACCATGAACAATCTGGCGCTGCTTTACGAAAGCCAGGGCGTGTTCGACAAGGCCGAGCCGTTGTACCAGAGCGTCATCACGGTGTTCGGCAAGACCATCGGGCCGAAGCATCCCGATACCATCGCCGCCACCAACAACCTGGCCTATCTCTACATGCTGAAGGGCGAGTACGACCGTGCCGCCCCCATGTTCAAGACGGTGCACGAGGCCTGGGTCAAGGCCTATGGGCCCAAGCACCAGAACACCCTGAAGGCGCTGAACAACCTTGCCCGCGCCCTGCACAAGCAGGGCAAGCTGGGCGAGGCGGAAAAGGCCTTCGACACCGCCCTGGCCGGTCGGCGTTCGGTGCTGGGCGAGAAGCACCTGGATACGCTGCGCTCCATGCATGATCTGGCGGCCTTGTACCGCACCCAGAAGAAGCTGAAGGAGGCCGAGGCGCTGCTGGTCAAGACCCTGGCCGGCGACGAGGCGGTGATGGGTCCGGCCCATCCTTATACCTTCGAGACGCTGAACACCCTGGCCGGGGTGCAGGAGGACATGGGCGATATCAAGGCCGCCTTCGCCACCCGCCAAACCACGTTCAAGCGCCGCACCGAATTCCTCAACCGGGTGCTCTACGTCACCGGCGACAATGCGCGCGAAGGCTATGTCCGCCTGCATGCGCCGGAACTGGCCGCCTATGTGGCGCTGCTGACCCGGCTGGACGAACCCACGGCGGGCAAGGCGCTGATGGAGGTCAGCCTCAACCGCAAGGGCCTGCTGCTCAAGGTGGCGTCCGAGATCCAGCAGGTGACCCGCCTGTCGCGCGATCCCGAACTGACCAAGCTGACCGAGGAACTGGCCGAGGTCAGGAAGCGGCTTGCCGCCTTGACCCTGTCCGGTCCCACCGAGGAGACCAAGGACAATCACGTCGAGGTGATCAACGGCCTGGAAGAGAAGATCAACGATCTTCAGGGCGCCCTGGGCCGTTCCTCCACCCGCTTCCAGCAATCGGTGGCCCCTATCGCCCTGGATGATCTGGTCAAGGCCATGCCCGCCAATGCGGTGGTGGTGGACTTCTTCATCTATGGCGAGGACGGCAAGCAGAAGCTGGTGGCCGCCACGCTGCGCAAGGACGGCGACAATCCGGTCTATGGCCTGGTGAAGTACGATTCCGTGAAGACCATCGACGACATCATCGTCAAGTACCGCACCGACATCCAGAATGAAGAGATCGAGATGGACGATCTGCTGGATGTGGGCCAGCAGGTGCACAAGCTGATCTGGCAGCCCCTGGAGCGCGCCCTGGGTGGGCGGACCAAGGTCTACATCATTCCCGACGGCATGCTGAACATCGCCCCCATCAGCGCCATGGTGGAGCCCAACCGCAAATACCTGATCGAGCGCATCGACCTGCATGTGCTGAATTCCAGCCGCGACCTGCTGCCGTCCTCCATTCCGGCGGCCAAGGGCGGCTATCTCATCAATGCCGGTCCCGACTACAACACCGAGGAAGTGACGGGCAAGGCCACCCTGGAAAAGGCGCGCTCGCGCTCGGCCGGCAACGATGTCCAGTCGTCGGTGCGCGGCATGAGCGGCATGCGCGGCCTTAAATTCGACCCGCTGCCCGGCGCCGAGAAGGAAGGCCAACTGATCGTCAAGACCGTGGAGAACCAGGGCAAGCCGACGGCCATCTACTCCAAGGGCACCGCCCAGGAGAAGGTGTTGCGCGAGCTGGAGCAGCCGCCCGAGGTTCTGCACATCGCTACCCACGGCTTCTTCCTCAAGGCCGACGACACGCTCCGCAAGCGCCTGCTGAAGCTGCAGCGCTCGTCGGACTTCCAGTTCCCGCCGCCCGGCGACAATCCGCTGCTGCGCGCCGGACTGGCCTTTGCCGGCATCAACTCCAACGCCCAGGTACTGGGCGACATCGACACCGACAATGACGGCGTGCTGACGGCGCTTGAGGTCCTGGGCCTCGACCTGACTGGGACGCAGCTGGCCATTCTGTCGGCCTGCGAAACCGGCCTGGGCGAGGTGCATGAGGGTGAGGGCGTCTACGGTCTGCGCCGTTCCTTCCAGGAGGCCGGGGCCCGCTCGGTGGTGTCCTCTCTGTGGGAAGTCAGCGACGCCGGAACCCAGACCTTGATGGCGGCCCTTTACAAAAGGCTTCTGGCGGGCAAGACTCCGCATGACGCCTTGCGGGAGGCTCAACTGGAAATGCTGCGTAACAGCCAGTGGAGCATGCCGTATATCTGGTCGGCATTTTTCATGGTCGGCGGCTGATGGCGAAATTGGGGCGTCAGTCCAAGCCGGCGCCGGAAAGCGGTCCTGTGGGGGGAAGCCGCATGCGTGTGGTCGCTGTATCGTCGGGAATCAGCTGGGTCGAGGTCCCGGAGGCGGATCTGCGCGTCCTGTGCGGCTGTCCCGCCGACAGCGTCAAGCACCTGATCAAGCGCGGCCTGATCGTTCCCACCGAGCGGGCCGGCGTCGCCTTCGAGACCGGCCCCAACGCCATCTTGCTGTCAGACGTGCCGCTGCAGAACGGCGCCTTTTCCAACCTGTCCGAATTCCCCATCCTGCAGATGCTCTATCGCCAGGGCATGATCATTCCAGGCCACCCCAATTGCTCGGGGCGCAAGCCGCTGCTGTTGGGACTGGCCCAGCAGGTCGAGGCGCAGATGGAATACGTCATGCGCGGCAATTACGGCCTGCTGTCTGAAGAAGAAATGATGGCCGTCGGTGTTCCTGAGGACATGGCTGCCGAGTGGATGCGCATGAAGCTGCGCTTCGCCTTTGGGGCCATCCGGCCTCCCCAGGACCTGATCGACACCTGCATCATCGGCGACGGCCCGGTCATCCTGCCCGGCGGCGTGACGGTGCGGCGCCTGGAACTCAACATCTTCGAATTCGCCTATGACGGCGAGACGGCCATGGTCGATCTCAATCTGGCGGCGGGCCATACCTACGAGACTCCCTATCACCTGGGCTATCACGACCTGGAGCGCGAGTATTTCTCGGTGGTCCATTCGGGCGAGGGCGACGGCTGGGACCCGGAACGGGCAGCCATGTCCTCCATTCTGATGTTCCAGGGCAAGATCTACCTGATCGACGCCGGTCCCAACATCCATTCGGCGCTGCAGGCGCTGGGTATCGGCGTGCAGGAGGTGGAGGGCATCTTTCACACCCATTGCCATGACGACCATTTCTGCGGCCTGACCACCCTGTTCCGCGCCGATCATCGCATCAAGTATTACGCCCTGCCGGCGGTGCGCTCTTCGGTGGCCAAGAAGCTGGCGGCGCTGACCAATATCGGCGAGGATTCCTTCGGCGAGTATTTCGAGATCTGCGATCTGTCCCTGGGAGTCTGGAACGATATCGACGGGCTGGAGGTGCGTCCCATCTTCTCTCCCCACCCGGTGGAAACCACCGTGTTTCACTTCCGCACCCCGTGGGAGGACGGCTTCCGGTCCTACGCCCATATGGCCGACATCGTCTCGCTGGACGTGCTGGGCCAGATGGTCGACGACGACGAGACCCGCCACGGCATAAGCAGCGAGCTTATGACCCAGGTCTGCGCAGATTACCTGGTGCCCGCCGACGTCAAGAAGCTGGATATCGGCGGCGGCCTGATCCATGGCTGCGCCGAGGATTTCCGCGAGGACCAGTCGGGCAAGATCATTCTGTCCCACACTGCTTTGGCGCTGACCAAGGCGCAGAAGAGCATCGGATCCGGTGCGCCGTTCGGCACGGTGGACGCCCTGATCCCGTCCTACCAGGAATACCGGGTGCGCGCCGCCCACGGCTATCTGGCCGAGTATTTCCTGGGGGTGCCCGAGCATCAGATCCGCATTCTGCTCAATCACCCTGTGGTGACCTTCAATCCGGAAACCATCCTGCTGCGCGAGGGCAGCTATTGCGAGGACGTGCACCTGATCCTCACCGGGCTGGTGGAAACCATCGAGCCGGATTCGGACCAGACCGCCACCCTTT
It encodes the following:
- a CDS encoding cyclic nucleotide-binding domain-containing protein codes for the protein MRVVAVSSGISWVEVPEADLRVLCGCPADSVKHLIKRGLIVPTERAGVAFETGPNAILLSDVPLQNGAFSNLSEFPILQMLYRQGMIIPGHPNCSGRKPLLLGLAQQVEAQMEYVMRGNYGLLSEEEMMAVGVPEDMAAEWMRMKLRFAFGAIRPPQDLIDTCIIGDGPVILPGGVTVRRLELNIFEFAYDGETAMVDLNLAAGHTYETPYHLGYHDLEREYFSVVHSGEGDGWDPERAAMSSILMFQGKIYLIDAGPNIHSALQALGIGVQEVEGIFHTHCHDDHFCGLTTLFRADHRIKYYALPAVRSSVAKKLAALTNIGEDSFGEYFEICDLSLGVWNDIDGLEVRPIFSPHPVETTVFHFRTPWEDGFRSYAHMADIVSLDVLGQMVDDDETRHGISSELMTQVCADYLVPADVKKLDIGGGLIHGCAEDFREDQSGKIILSHTALALTKAQKSIGSGAPFGTVDALIPSYQEYRVRAAHGYLAEYFLGVPEHQIRILLNHPVVTFNPETILLREGSYCEDVHLILTGLVETIEPDSDQTATLSAGAMIGESYALSGEPSFETYRALSFVRALKIPAVLYRSLVERNEMSERISRLADLRNFFNHTWLFGESLSNLTEVRIAETCQPYYLATGEEIDMTGQDFVFMVRDGRIDRYFDGAVVEYCGIGEPLNESEVLFSQAGEGRLVAAMRSELLLVPGAMVRAIPVARWKLLELYQRRQRTFSSLRQEAGMVP
- a CDS encoding CHAT domain-containing tetratricopeptide repeat protein translates to MMASRALTLLGGAALAVLVAASPAFAQSADDLIAQARQAMQAGKGADVQRLDAEITKARSVLPAWVAEKQQAASAVPQPKQRAAMLWNRVHQQAIASAGGGDLPKAVDEAAQALSVAKDNLGEGHLATIISATDLAALQHLAGRIEEAEANYALAVKLSQAALGDAHPETVKVSQALAGLYQSQAKYDQAAKVYEAAVKASTAGLGALHPQTLGLQLSLARLQINASKTKDADKLLETTCAASRKVYGEAHGEFSRCLASQGAFKRVQGDYTAAATLLDQAVAIQKLAVAPTDPLSLSTRVEAGGLYHRQGRLAESQQILESAVRDAQTANDQQNLLSAKGDLADVLDDRGEYDAAEKMAKEVLDAQTTALGAAHPNTVAALSSLASIYRKQGRLLEAEKTFMEAWERYRKVLGTDHRSTVIAANNVGEILEKEGIYERAEPFLRGALDGGRKAFGETHPATLTTMNNLALLYESQGVFDKAEPLYQSVITVFGKTIGPKHPDTIAATNNLAYLYMLKGEYDRAAPMFKTVHEAWVKAYGPKHQNTLKALNNLARALHKQGKLGEAEKAFDTALAGRRSVLGEKHLDTLRSMHDLAALYRTQKKLKEAEALLVKTLAGDEAVMGPAHPYTFETLNTLAGVQEDMGDIKAAFATRQTTFKRRTEFLNRVLYVTGDNAREGYVRLHAPELAAYVALLTRLDEPTAGKALMEVSLNRKGLLLKVASEIQQVTRLSRDPELTKLTEELAEVRKRLAALTLSGPTEETKDNHVEVINGLEEKINDLQGALGRSSTRFQQSVAPIALDDLVKAMPANAVVVDFFIYGEDGKQKLVAATLRKDGDNPVYGLVKYDSVKTIDDIIVKYRTDIQNEEIEMDDLLDVGQQVHKLIWQPLERALGGRTKVYIIPDGMLNIAPISAMVEPNRKYLIERIDLHVLNSSRDLLPSSIPAAKGGYLINAGPDYNTEEVTGKATLEKARSRSAGNDVQSSVRGMSGMRGLKFDPLPGAEKEGQLIVKTVENQGKPTAIYSKGTAQEKVLRELEQPPEVLHIATHGFFLKADDTLRKRLLKLQRSSDFQFPPPGDNPLLRAGLAFAGINSNAQVLGDIDTDNDGVLTALEVLGLDLTGTQLAILSACETGLGEVHEGEGVYGLRRSFQEAGARSVVSSLWEVSDAGTQTLMAALYKRLLAGKTPHDALREAQLEMLRNSQWSMPYIWSAFFMVGG
- a CDS encoding adenylate/guanylate cyclase domain-containing protein; its protein translation is MAKRYDILFTLILFLVAIPAQHFEWFALLEDQTLSFRHQLRLAYGDAKKLAVSPEVVVVNTDEAFFKAYKSFPLRRTDIGTMVTNLKALGAKVIAVDMLMDFPSSYNEDPALAKALSDAGNTVLVAQGEFRDGKFAKINYPTTLLDQASASAYTNIQSNSKLITSLSRLRVFPEMTAEKGGWPFAVKAAAMYLGVEPRLDGTTLVLGELRVPLNHEHKLYIDFPPLPTGTRFLSQSAGLSALEFLDISGLDERELAELEYWVKDKIVVLGDTSEVSHDWFDTPVGMVYGVEIIADSISSILKGAPLRGAGPVMDSVAPVVLLLAMLLLSLYLTRPLLRGMFVVALGVGFIVSASALYVHLGVVISMSYGVLALVLSYLLVEFRQYLIERNQKQQIAKTFGQYIPPELVAEMNKTGQQVTVGGESREMTVLFSDVRGFTTISEGLAPQQLTVLMNAFLSPMTHVIHDFRGTIDKYMGDAIMAFWGAPLHDPDHARHAVQAALGMVKKMEELKDDFVARGWKPIKVGIGLNTGIMNVGNMGSDFRMAYTVLGDAVNLGSRVESLTKQYGVNMMVTEYTQAAVPGLISREIDLVRVKGKDTPVRLYEPLGFEGEVDAETVARLSQHLAALAMFREQKWDAARMAFQELHNSDPERVIYKIYLGRIEHFMEEPPGTDWDGVYTHKEKS